TCGTCATCCGATCGTAAAGCTCGTACATCTGGTTGAAGTCTGGGACCTGGTCAAGGTCACATAGGTAGATGACAGCGAAGTCTGGGGTAGGCCTGTTAGCTGCTGTTAAGTTTGCTTTATGGGGATCTCGGTCACTCACTCTTCACCCTCTCGGCGATCTTGTAGAGAAGCTCATCTTGGCGGATACCTGGGAGAATGGGTTAATCTAGGACCCTGGCAACGGATGCGAGTGACACTCACAGTCAGGATCGTGGTCTCGACCGAATCGGATCACCACCAGGCGTTCTTCTTCAGACAGGATAGCCTGGTCCACATGCCAGGCTGTTTGCAAATGAGGGAGGACGATTGAACCCATCGCGAGGGCTGGTTTTGTGTCGACGGATTGGAGATGCCaagtgggaaaaaaaacagaatGCTTATCGATTGGGCCTCCGCGATTGAAGCTGTTGCGTCATGTGACCGCATGACAATGGGCCGTGATTGCAAGACtccatacaacatatgtatATTAGTCTGTGGTAGAATGTTGTTTTTACTGCTTTGTCTGTTTCACAGTGCATCATTTTAGAAAAATCACGGTAATG
The nucleotide sequence above comes from Penicillium digitatum chromosome 1, complete sequence. Encoded proteins:
- a CDS encoding mRNA splicing factor, thioredoxin-like U5 snRNP; the encoded protein is MGSIVLPHLQTAWHVDQAILSEEERLVVIRFGRDHDPDCIRQDELLYKIAERVKNFAVIYLCDLDQVPDFNQMYELYDRMTIMFFYRNKHMMCDFGTGNNNKLNWVLEDKQELIDIIETIYKGAKKGRGLVVSPKDYSTRYRY